A single region of the Vicia villosa cultivar HV-30 ecotype Madison, WI linkage group LG4, Vvil1.0, whole genome shotgun sequence genome encodes:
- the LOC131597778 gene encoding uncharacterized protein LOC131597778, with amino-acid sequence MKGCSELTAKSFWREEGINFSVSDSEGMSGCLITLWNSSKLKVVCSFKGTGFLGIKVLSMDKVFYVCNVYSPCSLSTKRVLWKNLLNVKDKFNDGEWLIGGDFNSVKNGGEKKGRSEIENRAEWEEFAGFISDTGLEDVPCKGKKFSWFSSDGGSKSRLDRFLVSSNIVNLWGVVAQKIGDKDISDHFPIWLVVDKMDWGPKPFKFNNEWFHHKDFIDFVEKEWRGMLIQGRGDFVLKEKIRLLKFKLRWWNSNVFGKILIWRRELRR; translated from the coding sequence ATGAAAGGCTGCTCTGAGTTAACTGCTAAAAGCTTCTGGAGGGAAGAAGGTATAAATTTCTCAGTGTCCGACTCTGAAGGTATGTCTGGTTGTCTTATTACTTTGTGGAATTCTTCGAAACTGAAAGTGGTTTGTAGTTTTAAGGGGACTGGTTTTTTGGGTATAAAAGTTTTGTCGATGGATAAGGTTTTCTATGTCTGTAATGTGTATTCTCCCTGTAGCCTCTCTACTAAGAGGGTTCTTTGGAAAAATTTGCTGAATGTTAAAGACAAATTCAATGACGGGGAGTGGCTAATTGGTGGAGATTTTAACTCGGTTAAAAATGGAGGTGAAAAGAAAGGGAGGTCTGAAATTGAAAACCGTGCGGAGTGGGAGGAATTTGCAGGTTTTATAAGTGATACTGGGTTAGAAGATGTGCCGTGTAAAGGGAAAAAATTTAGTTGGTTCAGTAGCGATGGAGGGTCGAAAAGCCGGCTGGATCGTTTCTTGGTGTCTAGCAACATTGTTAACCTGTGGGGTGTTGTCGCGCAAAAAATCGGAGATAAGGACATATCCGATCATTTTCCCATTTGGTTAGTGGTGGACAAAATGGATTGGGGTCCGAAACCTTTCAAATTCAATAACGAATGGTTTCATCACAAGGATTTTATTGATTTTGTCGAGAAGGAATGGAGAGGAATGCTAATCCAAGGGCGTGGTGATttcgtgttgaaagagaagataaGACTTCTTAAGTTCAAGTTGAGATGGTGGAATTCGAATGTTTTTGGTAAAATCTTGATTTGGAGGAGGGAGTTAAGGAGATGA
- the LOC131597779 gene encoding uncharacterized protein LOC131597779, which yields MEWKSVQRKHFRGVNLRWDCFPFNGGRRIGVKEVLVSIFFSDIPNRSTAKDIFELFGCHGEVVEVVIPPRKNNLGKRFGFARFVGVEDAMTMAIRLDNILIDGNKIRANIPRFERYSWKRGKDVRRGRGEVASGGDEGGSREALKDNMRRGVIPRYGNGCSFVDVVKNVRRDEKPVLTFESKEEDSSRLSKAYVGEVHNPGSAYNIQTHFEVEGIFSIKVTPLGANLCLLEETEEGFIRELIGDGQTWWRQWFKEVRPWSAREVDSERVVWFRIYGVPCHAWNAEFFVKLANSIGSFVCIDENTANKACMDIARVMMRVRESFNLP from the coding sequence ATGGAGTGGAAGTCAGTGCAGAGGAAACATTTTCGAGGAGTCAATCTTAGGTGGGACTGTTTTCCTTTTAATGGAGGAAGGAGGATAGGTGTTAAGGAGGTTCTCGTTTCTATTTTCTTCTCTGATATTCCTAACAGATCTACTGCTAAGGATATATTTGAGCTATTCGGCTGCCATGGGGAAGTTGTAGAGGTGGTGATTCCTCCAAGGAAGAATAACCTTGGGAAGCGATTCGGTTTCGCTCGCTTTGTCGGAGTAGAGGACGCTATGACCATGGCGATTAGGTTGGACAACATTTTGATTGATGGTAATAAGATACGTGCGAACATCCCTAGATTCGAGAGGTATAGCTGGAAACGCGGAAAAGACGTGCGAAGGGGAAGAGGGGAAGTAGCATCTGGAGGTGACGAAGGGGGCAGCAGAGAGGCGCTGAAGGATAACATGAGAAGAGGTGTCATTCCGAGGTATGGCAATGGGTGCTCTTTCGTTGATGTTGTGAAGAATGTGAGGAGAGATGAGAAGCCTGTTTTGACCTTCGAATCTAAGGAGGAAGACAGTTCTAGACTCAGTAAGGCTTATGTGGGGGAGGTCCACAACCCTGGCTCAGCGTACAATATACAAACTCATTTTGAGGTGGAAGGGATCTTCTCTATCAAGGTCACACCGTTGGGTGCAAACTTATGTTTGCTTGAAGAAACGGAGGAGGGTTTTATAAGGGAGTTGATCGGAGATGGCCAAACGTGGTGGAGACAGTGGTTTAAAGAGGTACGCCCTTGGTCAGCGAGGGAGGTTGATTCTGAAAGAGTGGTGTGGTTTCGGATATATGGAGTCCCCTGTCATGCGTGGAATGCAGAGTTCTTTGTTAAGCTGGCTAATTCCATAGGTTCGTTTGTTTGTATAGATGAAAATACCGCTAATAAGGCTTGCATGGATATTGCTCGAGTCATGATGAGGGTGCGTGAATCTTTTAACTTGCCGTAG